The Bradysia coprophila strain Holo2 chromosome X unlocalized genomic scaffold, BU_Bcop_v1 contig_12, whole genome shotgun sequence genome window below encodes:
- the LOC119067238 gene encoding N-acetylneuraminate lyase B-like: protein MTAKVAFNFKGLMAPVFTAFHDDKRRTVNLNQITPYAEYLKKNGVDGVLVNGTSGEGMSLSVDERKQTAERWQKVSQDLKITTMIQIGGAPFADVIELAIHAESIKVDSILCLPELYFKPKTEEELVKYLKDISQFCPTTPLLYYHIPWMSGVNLNMPKFLNLAEKEIPNFVGLKYTSGDLEQGTACLKPGRSVFLGADTILCAAAAIGFESSIMTTLNFCPELSLEIMKYVRENRLQEARQTQEVLSKRVQKILENGEWVPAMKLEFNKIHPASMDSGPVRLVKQL, encoded by the exons ATGACGGCTAAAGTAGCATTTAACTTTAAAGGACTTATGGCACCGGTGTTCACTGCGTTCCATGATGATAA ACGAAGAACCGTAAATCTAAATCAGATTACCCCGTACGCTGAGTACTTGAAAAAGAACGGCGTTGACGGTGTTTTAG TGAATGGTACGTCCGGCGAAGGTATGAGCTTAAGTGTTGATGAACGGAAACAGACGGCAGAACGCTGGCAAAAAGTGAGCcaagatttgaaaataacGACAATGATTCAAATCGGTGGTGCACCATTCGCAGATGTGATCGAATTG GCAATCCATGCTGAGTCGATCAAAGTTGATTCGATTTTATGTCTACCCGAATTGTACTTTAAGCCGAAAACCGAAGAGGAGCTGGTCAAATACCTGAAAGACATTTCGCAATTCTGTCCGACTACTCCATTATTGTACTATCACATACCATGGATGAGTGGAGTTAACT TGAATATGCCAAAGTTCTTAAATCTGGCCGAAAAGGAGATTCCCAACTTTGTTGGCTTGAAGTATACATCCGGTGATTTGGAACAGGGAACAGCCTGTCTGAAACCAGGACGTAGTGTGTTCCTTGGAGCCGATACTATTCTGTGTGCTGCCGCAGCTATTGGTTTTGAGTCATCCATTATGACGACCTTGAATTTCTGTCCAGAGTTGTCGCTCGAAATTATGAAATACGTCAGAGAAAATCGATTGCAAGAAGCTCGTCAGACACAGGAAGTGCTGAGCAAACGAGTCCAGAAGATATTGGAAAATG GCGAATGGGTTCCGGCAATGAAACttgaattcaacaaaattcatccGGCATCGATGGACTCGGGGCCAGTGCGTCTAGTGAAACAGCTTTAA
- the LOC119067236 gene encoding carnitine O-acetyltransferase-like isoform X1 has product MDWLNRYDKELSILIHTINIHLNFEEIQEHINMLRFSSRCYNHLKPVRTLPQVVNPSITTTISRNQTSATNPDNLPHFPVPKLNDTLQKFLRSVQPLLSTQSYKTTENLIREFVKSNGLGEKLQQLLQKRADTHENWLSDWWLIAAYLTWRSPVVVYSNPGLYLSAQQFRGTDDWLKYSAKVTSAALKYKQMIDFDQIPKDKMGKALLDMGQYKKIFGTCRIPGHNMDQVEFNPGSRHIVVAYRNGFYKVPVYGNNSNDILSESELVEQFQLIVANKSNQNVPIGMLSSQQRDDLAKAYEELIKNPQNAKSMDSITKALFIVCLDEAVPLNKSELLNIASHQLIHGGGSKQNSGNRWFNKTIQFIINENGLNGLNYEHSPAEGQPIAVLADYINTQVLKPSDTKPRVSKQTIQPQKLEFNVSQQTEKDILAASAHIDELAGNLQMTVLDYKGYGKNFIKSQKMSPDSFIQMAMQYAFYKYHGVAGAHYETGQQRIFIHGRTETIRSCSVESLAFAKAMCDNTVSDADKLKALKAAVTGHKNYTTMAMKGEGIDRHLLGLKMIAKENGLPIPELYADDGFVKSTHYRISTSQVASVNRIFMCYGPAVDDGYGLCYNPRDDDMLFAISAFNSCPDTCSKVMAHQMTEALEAMYSLLLRVGERPISKM; this is encoded by the exons ATGGACTGGCTAAACCGGTACGACAAGGAACTCTCGATACTCATACACACAATCAACATTCA tttgaattttgaagaaattcaagaacACATCAATATGCTGCGCTTTTCATCTAGGTGCTACAATCATTTG AAACCAGTACGCACATTACCCCAAGTGGTCAATCCATCGATTACTACGACCATTTCAAGGAATCAAACGTCTGCCACCAATCCCGACAATCTTCCACATTTTCCTGTACCGAAGCTGAACGACACTCTTCAGAAATTTCTGCGCTCCGTTCAACCATTGCTTTCAACACAGTCGTACAAGACTACCGAAAATCTAATCAGGGAATTCGTTAAATCCAATGGCCTCGGCGAAAAACTCCAACAACTACTTCAAAAACGTGCCGACACTCATGAAAATTGGCTATCCGATTGGTGGTTAATTGCTGCGTACTTAACATGGCGTTCGCCGGTTGTAGTTTATTCGAATCCGGGACTATATTTATCGGCGCAACAATTTCGCGGTACCGACGATTGGTTAAAGTATTCGGCGAAAGTAACTTCGGCTGCGCTGAAGTACAAGCAAATGATCGACTTCGATCAAATACCAAAAGACAAAATGGGCAAGGCATTGTTGGATATGGGACaatataagaaaattttcggtaCATGTCGTATACCCGGGCATAACATGGACCAGGTGGAATTCAATCCCGGCTCGAGACATATTGTGGTTGCCTATCGAAATGGG ttttataaAGTTCCTGTGTACGGAAACAACTCCAATGACATTTTAAGCGAGTCGGAATTGGTCGAGCAATTTCAGTTAATTGTTGCGAACAAAAGTAACCAAAACGTACCCATTGGAATGCTGTCTTCCCAACAGCGGGACGATTTGGCCAAGGCGTATGAGGAGTTGATTAAAA ATCCCCAAAATGCCAAATCCATGGATAGCATCACCAAAGCATTATTCATTGTTTGTCTTGATGAAGCCGTTCCATTGAACAAATCGGAACTACTGAATATTGCCAGCCATCAATTGATTCATGGCGGTGGTTCTAAGCAAAATTCCGGAAACCGATGGTTCAATAAAACGATTCAATTCATTATCAATGAAAATGGACTGAACGGCTTAAACTATGAACACTCACCGGCTGAAGGACAGCCCATCGCTGTGTTAGCTGACTACATCAACACTCAAGTGCT CAAACCATCCGACACCAAGCCAAGGGTATCGAAGCAAACAATTCAACCGCAAAAGTTGGAATTCAACGTTTCACAGCAGACTGAAAAAGATATTTTGGCAGCATCGGCACATATTGATGA GCTCGCTGGAAACTTACAAATGACCGTCCTCGACTACAAGGGATACGGTAAAAACTTTATCAAATCGCAGAAAATGAGTCCAGACAGCTTCATTCAGATGGCCATGCAGTATGCGTTCTACAA ATATCATGGTGTCGCTGGTGCACATTATGAGACCGGCCAGCAACGTATTTTCATCCACGGCCGAACCGAAACCATTCGTTCGTGTTCGGTTGAGTCATTAGCGTTTGCAAAGGCTATGTGCGACAACACGGTCAGCGACGCGGATAAATTGAAAGCCTTGAAGGCTGCCGTTACCGGTCATAAGAACTATACCACCATGGCAATGAAAGGTGAAGGTATCGACCGACATTTATTGGGCTTGAAAATGATTGCCAAGGAGAATGGTCTGCCCATACCGGAGTTGTATGCGGATGATGGTTTTGTAAAGAGTACACATTACAGGATTTCCACTAGTCAA GTTGCATCGGTAAATCGTATTTTCATGTGCTATGGACCAGCTGTTGATGATGGATACGGCCTTTGCTACAATCCCCGAGATGATGACATGCTGTTTGCTATTTCGGCGTTTAACTCTTGCCCGGACACTTGTTCCAAAGTAATGGCTCATCAAATGACTGAAGCTCTTGAAGCTATGTATTCCTTATTGTTAAGAGTCGGCGAACGACCAATAAGCAAAATGTGA
- the LOC119067603 gene encoding uncharacterized protein LOC119067603, which translates to MTVTTDKNKTHHHSNSKHKEPWDSAKVTNIQPRRKCSRHSSSRSRTADSVMSTDSDIRFTRRKLGDSQRCGCAVIAGFLVTLLLAGVCVYFGFTYFKPDTLPERVFRSKFRVINGDVWSSDLADQNSLRFQHKARDYRERINLVIRRSDLRESYEGSEVLALDGSDGGNDLIVHFNLHFDPYRGLVSAGDLVAIFLDEFNSKNSKYFANITLDPASLQINEVSNQQGDVPVTAAAPLGGDEVIHEIIEFKAPLRRCEPLRLPYCKSIGYNVTTYPNMLGHNSVEEVVADVIAFRELVDGECFRQAFDFVCRLMQPPCMEQPPFEPEPGKICREYCQAFRQGCGNRLPEKFKKYFDCERFPESTGSQSCHHRPGCAAELQQNGVSGRLCDGIPDCPDLSDEATCSYCPPNALYCGRGRACVAKSSRCDGVMDCPDGADEKDCLSIAPMVSAFTNPYPLTPHRPRFYSEGFAVFSEKGGTGKLCAEGLDSNKESTIRRTVAESLCKALGYENVLFSEVRNDSEPDTNYVRVLDPRAQEISFVRTSCYKKQALYVSCDKLECGVQSVLSPKHLNSLPKMASPGDWPWHVALFRDETHVCDGTLVSNDWVLTTNSCFQGQPKATWIAVFGAVRLNSFAPWTQRRRIVGMVKSPVEGSTAAMIRLETSVVYSDFVRPICLPEDLSNDKAASSSYQNEDTPQASANVPHSEQLSGVVAKYPEKRSNKVIENRQYFHSPIQVTDSAEERSGGTFSKEYKADFIDEGEQIPRAEAQFRNYPIPISTQPETSNFYDNRQLHTSVTNTLPKQADKTPSQAEWINCNTLGWSRQRDHLQRVQLKIGDMAACENVSIATVNSMCTEAAYHKQDCTEEEFAGSPVICMLPQGNRWALIGIASWRIACAQSGLERPRMYDKITSNAVWIRDTMQSSVN; encoded by the exons ATGACAGTTACCacagacaaaaataaaactcatCATCACAGCAACAGCAAACACAAAGAACCGTGGGATTCAGCAAAG gtGACAAACATACAACCGCGACGAAAATGCAGCCGACATTCATCGTCACGAAGTCGAACAGCAGATTCGGTTATGTCCACAGATTCAGACATTCGATTTACAAGACGAAAATTGGGTGACAGTCAACGTTGTGGCTGTGCTGTGATAGCTGGATTTTTAGTCACATTATTACTAGCTGGCGTTTGTGTATATTTCGGAT tcaCGTACTTTAAGCCAGACACATTACCAGAAAGAGTGTTCCGCTCCAAATTTAGAGTCATAAACGGTGATGTATGGTCGTCGGATTTAGCCGATCAAAATTCACTTCGCTTCCAACATAAAGCAAGAGACTATAGAGAGCGTATAAACCTAGTCATACGTCGCTCAGACTTGCGTGAATCGTACGAAGGATCCGAAGTCTTGGCTTTAGATGG ATCCGATGGAGGCAACGATCTCATTGTCCACTTTAATCTCCATTTCGATCCATACAGAGGTCTTGTATCGGCTGGAGATCTTGTAGCGATTTTTTTGGacgaatttaattcaaaaaattcaaaatacttTGCAAATATAACGTTGGATCCGGCTAGCttacaaataaatgaagtatCTAATCAACAAGGAGATGTACCTGTTACTGCTGCGGCACCTTTAGGTGGCGATGAGGTCATAcatgaaattattgaatttaaagCTCCGCTTCGACGTTGTGAACCATTACGATTGCCTTATTGTAAATCAATTGGTTACAACGTAACGACCTATCCCAATATGCTGGGTCATAATTCAGTTGAAGAAGTCGTAGCCGATGTTATAGCTTTCCGTGAATTGGTCGATGGTGAATGCTTTCGTCAAGCTTTTGATTTCGTATGTCGATTGATGCAGCCACCGTGTATGGAACAGCCTCCATTTGAACCGGAACCAGGCAAAATATGCAGAGAATATTGTCAAGCTTTCCGTCAAGGATGTGGAAATCGATTGCcggaaaagtttaaaaaatattttgactgtGAACGGTTTCCCGAATCAACGGGTAGTCAATCGTGTCACCATCGGCCTGGATGTGCGGCTGAATTGCAACAAAACGGAGTATCCGGACGACTTTGTGATG GAATTCCTGACTGTCCTGATTTATCCGATGAGGCGACCTGTTCGTATTGTCCACCAAACGCGTTATATTGTGGCAGAGGAAGGGCTTGTGTAGCAAAATCATCACGTTGTG ACGGCGTGATGGACTGTCCTGACGGCGCTGACGAAAAGGATTGCT TATCGATAGCACCCATGGTCTCAGCTTTTACAAATCCGTACCCCTTGACTCCACATCGGCCAAGATTCTATTCTGAAGGATTTGCTGTATTTTCGGAGAAAGGAGGGACTGGAAAATTGTGCGCAGAAGGTTTAGACTCCAACAAGGAATCAACAATCAGACGAACTGTAGCCGAATCGTTATGTAAAGCATTGGGCTATGA AAACGTGCTCTTCTCTGAAGTCCGGAATGATTCCGAACCAGACACGAATTATGTTAGAGTTCTTGATCCACGAGCACAGGAGATTTCTTTCGTCCGGACTTCATGCTACAAGAAGCAAGCCTTATACGTGTCATGCGATAAATTAG AATGTGGGGTACAGTCAGTGCTGTCACCGAAGCATTTGAATAGTTTACCAAAAATGGCATCTCCTGGAGATTGGCCTTGGCACGTAGCTTTATTCCGAGATGAGACGCATGTTTGTGACGGCACTCTTGTGTCGAATGATTGGGTATTAACAACAAATTCCTGTTTCCAAGGACAGCCGAAAGCAACATGGATCGCTGTATTTGGAGCTGTGCGACTAAATTCATTCGCTCCGTGGACTCAACGAAGAAGAATAGTCGGAATGGTCAAATCACCTGTTGAAGGCTCAACAGCAGCAATGATTCGCCTTGAGACAAGCGTTGTGTATTCGGACTTTGTTCGACCAATTTGTCTACCGGAGGATTTAAGCAACGACAAAGCAGCATCTTCATCGTACCAAAACGAAGACACTCCGCAAGCTTCGGCAAACGTTCCACATTCAGAACAACTTAGTGGTGTAGTAGCAAAGTATCCCGAGAAGCGTTCGAACAAAGTCATCGAAAACCGCCAATATTTCCACTCTCCGATCCAAGTGACTGACTCAGCTGAGGAACGAAGTGGCGGAACTTTTTCGAAAGAATACAAGGCCGACTTTATCGATGAAGGCGAACAGATTCCACGAGCTGAAGCCCAATTCCGAAACTATCCGATTCCGATCAGCACGCAACCCGAAACGTCCAATTTCTACGACAATCGTCAACTTCACACATCGGTAACAAACACTCTACCGAAACAGGCCGACAAGACCCCATCCCAAGCCGAATGGATCAACTGTAACACATTGGGCTGGTCAAGGCAAAGAGATCATTTGCAAAGAGTTCAGTTAAAAATCGGTGACATGGCAGCCTGTGAAAATGTCTCCATTGCGACAGTGAATAGTATGTGCACCGAAGCCGCTTACCATAAACAAGACTGTACGGAGGAAGAGTTTGCCGGTAGTCCAGTGATTTGCATGCTACCACAGGGCAATCGATGGGCTTTAATTGGTATCGCATCGTGGCGAATAGCTTGTGCACAAAGTGGATTGGAACGGCCCCGAATGTACGACAAAATTACCTCAAATGCAGTGTGGATTCGTGACACCATGCAATCGTCAGTGAATTGA
- the LOC119067236 gene encoding carnitine O-acetyltransferase-like isoform X2, which produces MLRFSSRCYNHLKPVRTLPQVVNPSITTTISRNQTSATNPDNLPHFPVPKLNDTLQKFLRSVQPLLSTQSYKTTENLIREFVKSNGLGEKLQQLLQKRADTHENWLSDWWLIAAYLTWRSPVVVYSNPGLYLSAQQFRGTDDWLKYSAKVTSAALKYKQMIDFDQIPKDKMGKALLDMGQYKKIFGTCRIPGHNMDQVEFNPGSRHIVVAYRNGFYKVPVYGNNSNDILSESELVEQFQLIVANKSNQNVPIGMLSSQQRDDLAKAYEELIKNPQNAKSMDSITKALFIVCLDEAVPLNKSELLNIASHQLIHGGGSKQNSGNRWFNKTIQFIINENGLNGLNYEHSPAEGQPIAVLADYINTQVLKPSDTKPRVSKQTIQPQKLEFNVSQQTEKDILAASAHIDELAGNLQMTVLDYKGYGKNFIKSQKMSPDSFIQMAMQYAFYKYHGVAGAHYETGQQRIFIHGRTETIRSCSVESLAFAKAMCDNTVSDADKLKALKAAVTGHKNYTTMAMKGEGIDRHLLGLKMIAKENGLPIPELYADDGFVKSTHYRISTSQVASVNRIFMCYGPAVDDGYGLCYNPRDDDMLFAISAFNSCPDTCSKVMAHQMTEALEAMYSLLLRVGERPISKM; this is translated from the exons ATGCTGCGCTTTTCATCTAGGTGCTACAATCATTTG AAACCAGTACGCACATTACCCCAAGTGGTCAATCCATCGATTACTACGACCATTTCAAGGAATCAAACGTCTGCCACCAATCCCGACAATCTTCCACATTTTCCTGTACCGAAGCTGAACGACACTCTTCAGAAATTTCTGCGCTCCGTTCAACCATTGCTTTCAACACAGTCGTACAAGACTACCGAAAATCTAATCAGGGAATTCGTTAAATCCAATGGCCTCGGCGAAAAACTCCAACAACTACTTCAAAAACGTGCCGACACTCATGAAAATTGGCTATCCGATTGGTGGTTAATTGCTGCGTACTTAACATGGCGTTCGCCGGTTGTAGTTTATTCGAATCCGGGACTATATTTATCGGCGCAACAATTTCGCGGTACCGACGATTGGTTAAAGTATTCGGCGAAAGTAACTTCGGCTGCGCTGAAGTACAAGCAAATGATCGACTTCGATCAAATACCAAAAGACAAAATGGGCAAGGCATTGTTGGATATGGGACaatataagaaaattttcggtaCATGTCGTATACCCGGGCATAACATGGACCAGGTGGAATTCAATCCCGGCTCGAGACATATTGTGGTTGCCTATCGAAATGGG ttttataaAGTTCCTGTGTACGGAAACAACTCCAATGACATTTTAAGCGAGTCGGAATTGGTCGAGCAATTTCAGTTAATTGTTGCGAACAAAAGTAACCAAAACGTACCCATTGGAATGCTGTCTTCCCAACAGCGGGACGATTTGGCCAAGGCGTATGAGGAGTTGATTAAAA ATCCCCAAAATGCCAAATCCATGGATAGCATCACCAAAGCATTATTCATTGTTTGTCTTGATGAAGCCGTTCCATTGAACAAATCGGAACTACTGAATATTGCCAGCCATCAATTGATTCATGGCGGTGGTTCTAAGCAAAATTCCGGAAACCGATGGTTCAATAAAACGATTCAATTCATTATCAATGAAAATGGACTGAACGGCTTAAACTATGAACACTCACCGGCTGAAGGACAGCCCATCGCTGTGTTAGCTGACTACATCAACACTCAAGTGCT CAAACCATCCGACACCAAGCCAAGGGTATCGAAGCAAACAATTCAACCGCAAAAGTTGGAATTCAACGTTTCACAGCAGACTGAAAAAGATATTTTGGCAGCATCGGCACATATTGATGA GCTCGCTGGAAACTTACAAATGACCGTCCTCGACTACAAGGGATACGGTAAAAACTTTATCAAATCGCAGAAAATGAGTCCAGACAGCTTCATTCAGATGGCCATGCAGTATGCGTTCTACAA ATATCATGGTGTCGCTGGTGCACATTATGAGACCGGCCAGCAACGTATTTTCATCCACGGCCGAACCGAAACCATTCGTTCGTGTTCGGTTGAGTCATTAGCGTTTGCAAAGGCTATGTGCGACAACACGGTCAGCGACGCGGATAAATTGAAAGCCTTGAAGGCTGCCGTTACCGGTCATAAGAACTATACCACCATGGCAATGAAAGGTGAAGGTATCGACCGACATTTATTGGGCTTGAAAATGATTGCCAAGGAGAATGGTCTGCCCATACCGGAGTTGTATGCGGATGATGGTTTTGTAAAGAGTACACATTACAGGATTTCCACTAGTCAA GTTGCATCGGTAAATCGTATTTTCATGTGCTATGGACCAGCTGTTGATGATGGATACGGCCTTTGCTACAATCCCCGAGATGATGACATGCTGTTTGCTATTTCGGCGTTTAACTCTTGCCCGGACACTTGTTCCAAAGTAATGGCTCATCAAATGACTGAAGCTCTTGAAGCTATGTATTCCTTATTGTTAAGAGTCGGCGAACGACCAATAAGCAAAATGTGA